The Spirosoma oryzicola genome contains a region encoding:
- a CDS encoding serine hydrolase domain-containing protein, which yields MLQRLTLLLTGLLLLISFVAAIAQPSGPAIPFDKLTYQIDSIQKAEKIPGLQVLVFTKDSLLYQRNAGLRNLSTKAPVTAQTLFPVASVTKSMVAVAALMLVQQGKLSLTDEVKKLAPEIEFHNPWEATDPVRVAHLLEHTAGFDDWSMKAYAYNSPTISLQEGLTIAPQSRQSRWRPGTFMAYSNADPPVVARIIEKKTGQEFESFVRQRIFTPLGMNRATFHRDGAALTDLASGYTDNGQKEAPYWYLLARPTGGLNVSALELMPFVQMLMGRGSFRGQPLLSPALVDRMETPSTTLAARAGSKQGYGLNNFTTSYQGHLLHGHDGASIGLRAHYLYQSALNRGIIVLVNTDGPGFSKLKDAVLKLVMQNVPPQRPPVYRLSKAEKENWIGYYRPSNYRQAATGWFMGLTQLVHVEEEGNNLVLYDGLGSQPQPLQPIGPNQVLRLDSRGYTPELTLVHNDSNEPVLVRSFGAGLMANTATKTSFLGAWLPVLLGHLSILILALCLIMGFVWLIRGVWLQKKGRRLSVLPVRIGLFLYALSYLVMVIILNEGGDELGVVSPLSITVFTASLLGPLAALVAFFNLTRNYRQLSSRTERIFMPIAVIFALLVVSYMGVWGLVGMRTWL from the coding sequence ATGCTTCAACGACTCACGCTACTCCTGACCGGTTTGCTCCTGTTGATTTCTTTTGTAGCCGCTATCGCCCAGCCATCGGGCCCAGCGATTCCCTTTGACAAGCTAACCTACCAAATTGATAGCATTCAGAAAGCTGAAAAAATTCCGGGTTTGCAAGTACTGGTGTTTACGAAAGATTCGCTGCTTTACCAACGAAACGCCGGGCTACGAAACCTTAGTACAAAGGCGCCAGTAACCGCCCAGACCCTATTTCCGGTAGCCTCCGTAACCAAGAGTATGGTTGCCGTTGCCGCTCTGATGCTGGTTCAACAGGGGAAATTATCGCTCACTGACGAAGTAAAAAAACTAGCCCCTGAAATTGAATTTCATAACCCCTGGGAAGCCACTGATCCAGTCCGAGTAGCCCATCTGCTGGAACATACGGCGGGTTTCGACGACTGGTCCATGAAAGCTTATGCCTACAATAGCCCCACGATTTCGCTACAGGAAGGACTCACCATTGCGCCCCAGTCCCGTCAGTCGCGCTGGCGACCCGGTACGTTTATGGCCTATAGCAATGCTGACCCGCCTGTGGTAGCCCGCATCATTGAAAAGAAAACGGGACAGGAATTCGAGTCGTTCGTACGGCAACGCATCTTTACTCCGCTGGGCATGAACCGAGCCACCTTTCACCGCGACGGAGCAGCCTTAACAGATCTGGCCAGCGGTTATACAGATAACGGCCAAAAGGAAGCTCCTTACTGGTATCTGCTGGCACGACCTACGGGTGGGCTTAACGTATCAGCCCTGGAACTGATGCCCTTTGTGCAAATGCTGATGGGCCGGGGATCTTTCCGTGGGCAGCCACTTCTTTCCCCCGCTTTAGTTGACCGTATGGAAACGCCATCCACCACGTTGGCCGCCCGCGCGGGTTCTAAACAGGGCTACGGTCTTAATAACTTCACCACTTCCTATCAGGGTCACCTGCTGCATGGCCATGACGGAGCGTCAATCGGTCTGCGAGCGCATTACCTATACCAATCGGCGCTGAACCGGGGCATTATTGTACTTGTCAACACCGATGGTCCTGGCTTCAGTAAGCTAAAAGATGCTGTTCTTAAACTGGTGATGCAAAATGTTCCTCCACAACGTCCGCCCGTTTATCGCTTATCGAAGGCAGAAAAAGAAAATTGGATTGGCTACTACAGACCGAGTAATTACAGACAGGCAGCCACAGGCTGGTTTATGGGCTTAACGCAACTTGTGCACGTTGAAGAAGAAGGAAACAACTTAGTGCTGTATGACGGATTAGGCAGCCAACCCCAACCCCTTCAACCGATTGGCCCGAACCAGGTACTGCGGCTGGACAGCCGAGGCTACACTCCCGAGCTAACGCTGGTGCACAACGATTCAAACGAGCCGGTGCTGGTTCGCTCTTTCGGTGCTGGGCTAATGGCGAATACGGCTACTAAAACGTCATTTTTGGGCGCCTGGCTTCCCGTGTTGCTAGGGCACTTGTCGATACTGATACTAGCCCTCTGCCTCATTATGGGCTTTGTCTGGCTCATTCGCGGGGTTTGGTTGCAGAAAAAAGGCCGTCGACTGAGCGTCCTGCCCGTACGAATCGGGCTCTTTCTGTATGCACTGTCATACCTGGTTATGGTCATCATTCTAAACGAGGGTGGAGACGAACTAGGCGTCGTTTCGCCCCTGTCGATCACCGTTTTTACCGCTTCACTTCTGGGACCACTGGCTGCTTTGGTGGCTTTCTTTAACCTAACCCGCAACTATCGCCAGCTTTCGAGCCGCACCGAACGAATTTTCATGCCTATAGCCGTTATTTTCGCTTTACTGGTTGTAAGCTACATGGGTGTTTGGGGACTGGTGGGTATGCGAACCTGGCTGTAA